The Ptychodera flava strain L36383 unplaced genomic scaffold, AS_Pfla_20210202 Scaffold_135__1_contigs__length_138984_pilon, whole genome shotgun sequence genome has a window encoding:
- the LOC139126841 gene encoding uncharacterized protein isoform X4, with amino-acid sequence MQDMKSCFPVHIPHQYENEAKKPSECVMLGVLQKNEQYAEQMIEIARYAHQYVPGCFKYGEQKKGSRSSIPLTGDQLTVERLREALDSVCDGRTPDERLEGLYPKLADWHALVCFYKVLWNRLYSTKSSRDTGTMHQIRNAVNRRNVCNDPSVNFNSSKDFLEIYTEAHIISALLSYFGMESVDAELGSESFVQMNGSVIDKKKSLYDALGAFVDKFVMGQIPVIESQNEDESAADLLKCRFCGKKYKRESFLTKYEKEKHGDSFYSEATTQSPIDQSQDGVFNYACTSLSLGLFARNFQDAVKEGDGDRVIRMYKFLMLHYKSDGRHKYALESLYLLVQIAAILPPRDAHLLKWERFVNVNGGQGRNISLDLHLEHQNKYFKEDVKSFGGKLTEKAVNRVSRAAHSTEKILKNLDLEIKLDRPSGHHTVASNEKDLSMIVDNLHNNGRVFNFTPGRFHPSFPSFTRDPFNGLDVSKIKKWISKHLLNFEEKYSYL; translated from the exons ATGCAA GATATGAAGAGCTGCTTTCCTGTGCATATCCCCCATCAGTATgagaatgaggcaaagaaaccATCTGAATGT gtCATGTTGGGAGTGTTGCAGAAGAATGAGCAGTATGCTGAACAAATGATTGAAATTGCCCGGTATGCTCATCAGTATGTTCCAG GCTGCTTCAAGTATGGAGAACAAAAGAAAGGTTCAAGATCCTCAATTCCCTTAACTGGTGATCAGTTGACAGTTGAGAGACTACGTGAAGCCCTTGACTCTGTGTGTGATGGAAGAACTCCTGATGAGAGATTAGAGGGACTCTATCCAAAGTTAGCAGACTGGCATGCTTTGGTTTGTTTCTACAAG GTGCTGTGGAATAGATTGTATTCAACAAAGTCATCACGGGATACTGGAACAATGCATCAAATAAGAAATGCAGTCAACCGGAGAAATGTGTGCAATGATCCAAGTGTCAATTTTAATTCCTCCAAGGACTTTCTTGAAATCTACACAGAAGCTCATATCATTTCGGCATTACTCAGTTATTTTGGCATGGAATCGGTAGATGCTGAGTTGGGCTCTGAATCTTTTGTTCAGATGAATGGCAGTGTAATTGATAAAAAGAAATCTCTGTATGATGCATTAGGTGCATTTGTTGATAAATTTGTGATGGGGCAAATTCCAGTGATTGAGTCACAAAATGAGGATGAAAGTGCAGCAGATTTactgaaatgtcgattttgTGGCAAGAAATACAAGAGGGAAAGCTttcttacaaaatatgaaaaagagaAACATGGAGACAGCTTCTATAGTGAGGCAACAACACAGTCCCCTATCGATCAGAGTCAAGATGGTGTGTTCAATTATGCATGCACTAGCTTAAGTTTAGGTTTATTTGCAAGAAACTTCCAGGATGCTGTGAAGGAAGGTGATGGGGATAGGGTCATTAGAATGTATAAATTCTTGATGTTGCATTACAAGTCTGATGGCAGGCATAAGTATGCTTTAGAGTCTCTGTATCTATTAGTACAGATTGCAGCAATACTGCCACCAAGAGATGCTCATCTTCTGAAATGGGAAAGATTTGTGAATGTGAATGGAGGGCAGGGTAGAAACATTTCACTTGATTTGCATTTGGAACATCAAAATAAGTACTTTAAAGAGGATGTAAAGAGTTTTGGGGGCAAGTTGACAGAAAAAGCTGTAAATAGGGTTAGCAGGGCTGCTCATTCTACAGAGAAAATCCTAAAGAATCTTGATTTAGAGATAAAATTGGATAGACCAAGTGGCCATCACACTGTGGCATCAAACGAAAAAGATCTGAGTATGAtagttgataatttgcataataatggcAGAGTTTTCAACTTCACCCCTGGACGTTTTCATCCATCTTTTCCGAGTTTTACGAGAGATCCATTCAATGGATTGGATGTAAGCAAGATCAAAAAGTGGATATCAAAACatcttttaaattttgaagaaaaatactCCTATTTGTAA
- the LOC139126841 gene encoding uncharacterized protein isoform X5, whose amino-acid sequence MCCFKYGEQKKGSRSSIPLTGDQLTVERLREALDSVCDGRTPDERLEGLYPKLADWHALVCFYKVLWNRLYSTKSSRDTGTMHQIRNAVNRRNVCNDPSVNFNSSKDFLEIYTEAHIISALLSYFGMESVDAELGSESFVQMNGSVIDKKKSLYDALGAFVDKFVMGQIPVIESQNEDESAADLLKCRFCGKKYKRESFLTKYEKEKHGDSFYSEATTQSPIDQSQDGVFNYACTSLSLGLFARNFQDAVKEGDGDRVIRMYKFLMLHYKSDGRHKYALESLYLLVQIAAILPPRDAHLLKWERFVNVNGGQGRNISLDLHLEHQNKYFKEDVKSFGGKLTEKAVNRVSRAAHSTEKILKNLDLEIKLDRPSGHHTVASNEKDLSMIVDNLHNNGRVFNFTPGRFHPSFPSFTRDPFNGLDVSKIKKWISKHLLNFEEKYSYL is encoded by the exons ATGT GCTGCTTCAAGTATGGAGAACAAAAGAAAGGTTCAAGATCCTCAATTCCCTTAACTGGTGATCAGTTGACAGTTGAGAGACTACGTGAAGCCCTTGACTCTGTGTGTGATGGAAGAACTCCTGATGAGAGATTAGAGGGACTCTATCCAAAGTTAGCAGACTGGCATGCTTTGGTTTGTTTCTACAAG GTGCTGTGGAATAGATTGTATTCAACAAAGTCATCACGGGATACTGGAACAATGCATCAAATAAGAAATGCAGTCAACCGGAGAAATGTGTGCAATGATCCAAGTGTCAATTTTAATTCCTCCAAGGACTTTCTTGAAATCTACACAGAAGCTCATATCATTTCGGCATTACTCAGTTATTTTGGCATGGAATCGGTAGATGCTGAGTTGGGCTCTGAATCTTTTGTTCAGATGAATGGCAGTGTAATTGATAAAAAGAAATCTCTGTATGATGCATTAGGTGCATTTGTTGATAAATTTGTGATGGGGCAAATTCCAGTGATTGAGTCACAAAATGAGGATGAAAGTGCAGCAGATTTactgaaatgtcgattttgTGGCAAGAAATACAAGAGGGAAAGCTttcttacaaaatatgaaaaagagaAACATGGAGACAGCTTCTATAGTGAGGCAACAACACAGTCCCCTATCGATCAGAGTCAAGATGGTGTGTTCAATTATGCATGCACTAGCTTAAGTTTAGGTTTATTTGCAAGAAACTTCCAGGATGCTGTGAAGGAAGGTGATGGGGATAGGGTCATTAGAATGTATAAATTCTTGATGTTGCATTACAAGTCTGATGGCAGGCATAAGTATGCTTTAGAGTCTCTGTATCTATTAGTACAGATTGCAGCAATACTGCCACCAAGAGATGCTCATCTTCTGAAATGGGAAAGATTTGTGAATGTGAATGGAGGGCAGGGTAGAAACATTTCACTTGATTTGCATTTGGAACATCAAAATAAGTACTTTAAAGAGGATGTAAAGAGTTTTGGGGGCAAGTTGACAGAAAAAGCTGTAAATAGGGTTAGCAGGGCTGCTCATTCTACAGAGAAAATCCTAAAGAATCTTGATTTAGAGATAAAATTGGATAGACCAAGTGGCCATCACACTGTGGCATCAAACGAAAAAGATCTGAGTATGAtagttgataatttgcataataatggcAGAGTTTTCAACTTCACCCCTGGACGTTTTCATCCATCTTTTCCGAGTTTTACGAGAGATCCATTCAATGGATTGGATGTAAGCAAGATCAAAAAGTGGATATCAAAACatcttttaaattttgaagaaaaatactCCTATTTGTAA
- the LOC139126843 gene encoding ATP-dependent DNA helicase RecQ-like → MENILNSIEYGLNKLSIDSLKPMQEKAITAFLEGQDVFVNLPTGYGKCLIYQIAPFCSDHLSDKIGVEGKSNLQVAIVVSPLVALMRDQVESLREKGINAIYLGECRLEDLKRELNGGDCRFIFASPESLLERKDTRQLLQTKPYRDMICGLFVDEVHCVAKWGMNSHGTKKAFRKWYGRLSELRSLLNSTVPLVALTATASFAVQRSVIEELCMKNCRIVSLSPDRNNIRYCVINKVNNDLERNFSWLIMDLMDKGVNAERV, encoded by the exons ATGGAAAATATACTCAATTCAATCGAGTATGGACTGAACAAATTGTCGATTGACAGCCTGAAACCGATGCAGGAGAAAGCAATAACAGCTTTTCTGGAAGGGCAAGACGTATTCGTGAATTTGCCGACAGGTTATGGCAAGTGTCTCATTTACCAGATTGCCCCGTTTTGCTCAGACCATTTATCAGACAAAATCGGAGTAGAGGGAAAAAGTAACCTGCAAGTCGCAATTGTTGTTTCGCCTTTAGTAGCATTGATGAGGGATCAAGTGGAATCTCTGAGAGAAAAAGGCATCAACGCCATATATTTAGGAGAATGCAGGCTGGAGGACTTGAAACGAGAGCTGAACGGCGGTGACTGTCGCTTCATCTTTGCCAGTCCAGAGTCATTACTGGAAAGGAAAGATACAAGACAACTTTTGCAGACGAAACCTTACCGAGATATGATTTGCGGATTATTCGTAGATGAAGTTCACTGTGTTGCCAAATG gggCATGAACTCTCATGGCACCAAAAAGGCATTTCGGAAATGGTATGGGAGACTTTCTGAATTGAGGTCGCTGCTTAATAGTACAGTACCACTTGTTGCTCTTACTGCTACTGCTAGTTTTGCAGTTCAAAGGTCTGTCATTGAAGAACTCTGTATGAAAAACTGCAGAATTGTTAGCCTGTCACCAGACAGGAACAATATTCGCTACTGTGTTATCAATAAAGTGAACAACgatttagaaagaaacttttccTGGCTTATAATGGACTTGATGGATAAGGGTGTCAATGCAGAACGTGTGTAG
- the LOC139126841 gene encoding uncharacterized protein isoform X1: MPSSNDRLVNFSVQCPTAHIIQHGQSVQDKLYELKNTPIASYQLVGDNVDIRENVRHMTIDNQNRDHHMFQLMAVKNRIVPRNIPDQHEHLSLREIPITEILPTVEDNLALREELIILVGRVLTNRFVLFKDMKSCFPVHIPHQYENEAKKPSECVMLGVLQKNEQYAEQMIEIARYAHQYVPGCFKYGEQKKGSRSSIPLTGDQLTVERLREALDSVCDGRTPDERLEGLYPKLADWHALVCFYKVLWNRLYSTKSSRDTGTMHQIRNAVNRRNVCNDPSVNFNSSKDFLEIYTEAHIISALLSYFGMESVDAELGSESFVQMNGSVIDKKKSLYDALGAFVDKFVMGQIPVIESQNEDESAADLLKCRFCGKKYKRESFLTKYEKEKHGDSFYSEATTQSPIDQSQDGVFNYACTSLSLGLFARNFQDAVKEGDGDRVIRMYKFLMLHYKSDGRHKYALESLYLLVQIAAILPPRDAHLLKWERFVNVNGGQGRNISLDLHLEHQNKYFKEDVKSFGGKLTEKAVNRVSRAAHSTEKILKNLDLEIKLDRPSGHHTVASNEKDLSMIVDNLHNNGRVFNFTPGRFHPSFPSFTRDPFNGLDVSKIKKWISKHLLNFEEKYSYL, encoded by the exons ATGCCAAGCAGTAATGACAGacttgtaaatttttctgtacagTGCCCAACAGCACACATCATACAACATGGACAGTCAGTGCAGGATAAACTGTATGAATTGAAAAATACTCCCATCGCCAGTTACCAACTAGTCGGTGATAATGTAGACATCAGAGAAAACGTAAGACATATGACCATTGATAATCAAAATCGTGATCACCACATGTTTCAACTTATGGCAGTAAAAAATAGAATAGTACCTCGTAATATTCCTGATCAGCATGAACATTTGTCACTGCGAGAAATACCCATAACAGAAATATTGCCAACAGTTGAAGATAACCTGGCCTTGAGAGAAGAGTTAATAATCCTTGTTGGGCGAGTTTTAACCAACAGATTTGTTCTGTTTAAGGATATGAAGAGCTGCTTTCCTGTGCATATCCCCCATCAGTATgagaatgaggcaaagaaaccATCTGAATGT gtCATGTTGGGAGTGTTGCAGAAGAATGAGCAGTATGCTGAACAAATGATTGAAATTGCCCGGTATGCTCATCAGTATGTTCCAG GCTGCTTCAAGTATGGAGAACAAAAGAAAGGTTCAAGATCCTCAATTCCCTTAACTGGTGATCAGTTGACAGTTGAGAGACTACGTGAAGCCCTTGACTCTGTGTGTGATGGAAGAACTCCTGATGAGAGATTAGAGGGACTCTATCCAAAGTTAGCAGACTGGCATGCTTTGGTTTGTTTCTACAAG GTGCTGTGGAATAGATTGTATTCAACAAAGTCATCACGGGATACTGGAACAATGCATCAAATAAGAAATGCAGTCAACCGGAGAAATGTGTGCAATGATCCAAGTGTCAATTTTAATTCCTCCAAGGACTTTCTTGAAATCTACACAGAAGCTCATATCATTTCGGCATTACTCAGTTATTTTGGCATGGAATCGGTAGATGCTGAGTTGGGCTCTGAATCTTTTGTTCAGATGAATGGCAGTGTAATTGATAAAAAGAAATCTCTGTATGATGCATTAGGTGCATTTGTTGATAAATTTGTGATGGGGCAAATTCCAGTGATTGAGTCACAAAATGAGGATGAAAGTGCAGCAGATTTactgaaatgtcgattttgTGGCAAGAAATACAAGAGGGAAAGCTttcttacaaaatatgaaaaagagaAACATGGAGACAGCTTCTATAGTGAGGCAACAACACAGTCCCCTATCGATCAGAGTCAAGATGGTGTGTTCAATTATGCATGCACTAGCTTAAGTTTAGGTTTATTTGCAAGAAACTTCCAGGATGCTGTGAAGGAAGGTGATGGGGATAGGGTCATTAGAATGTATAAATTCTTGATGTTGCATTACAAGTCTGATGGCAGGCATAAGTATGCTTTAGAGTCTCTGTATCTATTAGTACAGATTGCAGCAATACTGCCACCAAGAGATGCTCATCTTCTGAAATGGGAAAGATTTGTGAATGTGAATGGAGGGCAGGGTAGAAACATTTCACTTGATTTGCATTTGGAACATCAAAATAAGTACTTTAAAGAGGATGTAAAGAGTTTTGGGGGCAAGTTGACAGAAAAAGCTGTAAATAGGGTTAGCAGGGCTGCTCATTCTACAGAGAAAATCCTAAAGAATCTTGATTTAGAGATAAAATTGGATAGACCAAGTGGCCATCACACTGTGGCATCAAACGAAAAAGATCTGAGTATGAtagttgataatttgcataataatggcAGAGTTTTCAACTTCACCCCTGGACGTTTTCATCCATCTTTTCCGAGTTTTACGAGAGATCCATTCAATGGATTGGATGTAAGCAAGATCAAAAAGTGGATATCAAAACatcttttaaattttgaagaaaaatactCCTATTTGTAA
- the LOC139126841 gene encoding uncharacterized protein isoform X3 translates to MMKANQRTCQADMKSCFPVHIPHQYENEAKKPSECVMLGVLQKNEQYAEQMIEIARYAHQYVPGCFKYGEQKKGSRSSIPLTGDQLTVERLREALDSVCDGRTPDERLEGLYPKLADWHALVCFYKVLWNRLYSTKSSRDTGTMHQIRNAVNRRNVCNDPSVNFNSSKDFLEIYTEAHIISALLSYFGMESVDAELGSESFVQMNGSVIDKKKSLYDALGAFVDKFVMGQIPVIESQNEDESAADLLKCRFCGKKYKRESFLTKYEKEKHGDSFYSEATTQSPIDQSQDGVFNYACTSLSLGLFARNFQDAVKEGDGDRVIRMYKFLMLHYKSDGRHKYALESLYLLVQIAAILPPRDAHLLKWERFVNVNGGQGRNISLDLHLEHQNKYFKEDVKSFGGKLTEKAVNRVSRAAHSTEKILKNLDLEIKLDRPSGHHTVASNEKDLSMIVDNLHNNGRVFNFTPGRFHPSFPSFTRDPFNGLDVSKIKKWISKHLLNFEEKYSYL, encoded by the exons ATGATGAAAGCAAACCAGCGGACATGCCAAGCA GATATGAAGAGCTGCTTTCCTGTGCATATCCCCCATCAGTATgagaatgaggcaaagaaaccATCTGAATGT gtCATGTTGGGAGTGTTGCAGAAGAATGAGCAGTATGCTGAACAAATGATTGAAATTGCCCGGTATGCTCATCAGTATGTTCCAG GCTGCTTCAAGTATGGAGAACAAAAGAAAGGTTCAAGATCCTCAATTCCCTTAACTGGTGATCAGTTGACAGTTGAGAGACTACGTGAAGCCCTTGACTCTGTGTGTGATGGAAGAACTCCTGATGAGAGATTAGAGGGACTCTATCCAAAGTTAGCAGACTGGCATGCTTTGGTTTGTTTCTACAAG GTGCTGTGGAATAGATTGTATTCAACAAAGTCATCACGGGATACTGGAACAATGCATCAAATAAGAAATGCAGTCAACCGGAGAAATGTGTGCAATGATCCAAGTGTCAATTTTAATTCCTCCAAGGACTTTCTTGAAATCTACACAGAAGCTCATATCATTTCGGCATTACTCAGTTATTTTGGCATGGAATCGGTAGATGCTGAGTTGGGCTCTGAATCTTTTGTTCAGATGAATGGCAGTGTAATTGATAAAAAGAAATCTCTGTATGATGCATTAGGTGCATTTGTTGATAAATTTGTGATGGGGCAAATTCCAGTGATTGAGTCACAAAATGAGGATGAAAGTGCAGCAGATTTactgaaatgtcgattttgTGGCAAGAAATACAAGAGGGAAAGCTttcttacaaaatatgaaaaagagaAACATGGAGACAGCTTCTATAGTGAGGCAACAACACAGTCCCCTATCGATCAGAGTCAAGATGGTGTGTTCAATTATGCATGCACTAGCTTAAGTTTAGGTTTATTTGCAAGAAACTTCCAGGATGCTGTGAAGGAAGGTGATGGGGATAGGGTCATTAGAATGTATAAATTCTTGATGTTGCATTACAAGTCTGATGGCAGGCATAAGTATGCTTTAGAGTCTCTGTATCTATTAGTACAGATTGCAGCAATACTGCCACCAAGAGATGCTCATCTTCTGAAATGGGAAAGATTTGTGAATGTGAATGGAGGGCAGGGTAGAAACATTTCACTTGATTTGCATTTGGAACATCAAAATAAGTACTTTAAAGAGGATGTAAAGAGTTTTGGGGGCAAGTTGACAGAAAAAGCTGTAAATAGGGTTAGCAGGGCTGCTCATTCTACAGAGAAAATCCTAAAGAATCTTGATTTAGAGATAAAATTGGATAGACCAAGTGGCCATCACACTGTGGCATCAAACGAAAAAGATCTGAGTATGAtagttgataatttgcataataatggcAGAGTTTTCAACTTCACCCCTGGACGTTTTCATCCATCTTTTCCGAGTTTTACGAGAGATCCATTCAATGGATTGGATGTAAGCAAGATCAAAAAGTGGATATCAAAACatcttttaaattttgaagaaaaatactCCTATTTGTAA
- the LOC139126841 gene encoding uncharacterized protein isoform X2, protein MPSSNDRLVNFSVQCPTAHIIQHGQSVQDKLYELKNTPIASYQLVGDNVDIRENDMKSCFPVHIPHQYENEAKKPSECVMLGVLQKNEQYAEQMIEIARYAHQYVPGCFKYGEQKKGSRSSIPLTGDQLTVERLREALDSVCDGRTPDERLEGLYPKLADWHALVCFYKVLWNRLYSTKSSRDTGTMHQIRNAVNRRNVCNDPSVNFNSSKDFLEIYTEAHIISALLSYFGMESVDAELGSESFVQMNGSVIDKKKSLYDALGAFVDKFVMGQIPVIESQNEDESAADLLKCRFCGKKYKRESFLTKYEKEKHGDSFYSEATTQSPIDQSQDGVFNYACTSLSLGLFARNFQDAVKEGDGDRVIRMYKFLMLHYKSDGRHKYALESLYLLVQIAAILPPRDAHLLKWERFVNVNGGQGRNISLDLHLEHQNKYFKEDVKSFGGKLTEKAVNRVSRAAHSTEKILKNLDLEIKLDRPSGHHTVASNEKDLSMIVDNLHNNGRVFNFTPGRFHPSFPSFTRDPFNGLDVSKIKKWISKHLLNFEEKYSYL, encoded by the exons ATGCCAAGCAGTAATGACAGacttgtaaatttttctgtacagTGCCCAACAGCACACATCATACAACATGGACAGTCAGTGCAGGATAAACTGTATGAATTGAAAAATACTCCCATCGCCAGTTACCAACTAGTCGGTGATAATGTAGACATCAGAGAAAAC GATATGAAGAGCTGCTTTCCTGTGCATATCCCCCATCAGTATgagaatgaggcaaagaaaccATCTGAATGT gtCATGTTGGGAGTGTTGCAGAAGAATGAGCAGTATGCTGAACAAATGATTGAAATTGCCCGGTATGCTCATCAGTATGTTCCAG GCTGCTTCAAGTATGGAGAACAAAAGAAAGGTTCAAGATCCTCAATTCCCTTAACTGGTGATCAGTTGACAGTTGAGAGACTACGTGAAGCCCTTGACTCTGTGTGTGATGGAAGAACTCCTGATGAGAGATTAGAGGGACTCTATCCAAAGTTAGCAGACTGGCATGCTTTGGTTTGTTTCTACAAG GTGCTGTGGAATAGATTGTATTCAACAAAGTCATCACGGGATACTGGAACAATGCATCAAATAAGAAATGCAGTCAACCGGAGAAATGTGTGCAATGATCCAAGTGTCAATTTTAATTCCTCCAAGGACTTTCTTGAAATCTACACAGAAGCTCATATCATTTCGGCATTACTCAGTTATTTTGGCATGGAATCGGTAGATGCTGAGTTGGGCTCTGAATCTTTTGTTCAGATGAATGGCAGTGTAATTGATAAAAAGAAATCTCTGTATGATGCATTAGGTGCATTTGTTGATAAATTTGTGATGGGGCAAATTCCAGTGATTGAGTCACAAAATGAGGATGAAAGTGCAGCAGATTTactgaaatgtcgattttgTGGCAAGAAATACAAGAGGGAAAGCTttcttacaaaatatgaaaaagagaAACATGGAGACAGCTTCTATAGTGAGGCAACAACACAGTCCCCTATCGATCAGAGTCAAGATGGTGTGTTCAATTATGCATGCACTAGCTTAAGTTTAGGTTTATTTGCAAGAAACTTCCAGGATGCTGTGAAGGAAGGTGATGGGGATAGGGTCATTAGAATGTATAAATTCTTGATGTTGCATTACAAGTCTGATGGCAGGCATAAGTATGCTTTAGAGTCTCTGTATCTATTAGTACAGATTGCAGCAATACTGCCACCAAGAGATGCTCATCTTCTGAAATGGGAAAGATTTGTGAATGTGAATGGAGGGCAGGGTAGAAACATTTCACTTGATTTGCATTTGGAACATCAAAATAAGTACTTTAAAGAGGATGTAAAGAGTTTTGGGGGCAAGTTGACAGAAAAAGCTGTAAATAGGGTTAGCAGGGCTGCTCATTCTACAGAGAAAATCCTAAAGAATCTTGATTTAGAGATAAAATTGGATAGACCAAGTGGCCATCACACTGTGGCATCAAACGAAAAAGATCTGAGTATGAtagttgataatttgcataataatggcAGAGTTTTCAACTTCACCCCTGGACGTTTTCATCCATCTTTTCCGAGTTTTACGAGAGATCCATTCAATGGATTGGATGTAAGCAAGATCAAAAAGTGGATATCAAAACatcttttaaattttgaagaaaaatactCCTATTTGTAA